The Cydia fagiglandana chromosome 4, ilCydFagi1.1, whole genome shotgun sequence genome has a window encoding:
- the LOC134663817 gene encoding uncharacterized protein LOC134663817 isoform X1, giving the protein MYHNYEYQYAAIQNRENGGSKMHGSCRVVTFCLLTTVLPTILIIIPLYLRNMRYADVMYKISDSDVIQIHKGQSSVFCKTHSLKMNTTFNAFQMTGKPALSLENKKHIRLKKSLTLPDDTLEYWGFYLFKGASVELEACSRYEGSKILVVKGDNILNTCGILEGNKYKKDAPHIDNQEHVIVTLANPGEKKDHPKDPVPIKNNSNQGKENKAIKNINKTDSVQGNLEHDNMTMLNSLRFKRNTKPVHQPKTVLDAGIHHGGNAFNSTDGQQDKSVSSFEISLHECYDNNIIINRELPYQAVCNSTKYFGKATTLKVTHDILLDGYYYYIFYSDNDFVKNNIHVIFDIYKPTFLYTNMSESKVCINKTECIFDIGFFSDELVIVEVPTKDGLSYADDSSILTSVCHPRMSVYIFFPVTVLMLIILFAFL; this is encoded by the exons ATGTATCATAACTATGAATATCAATACGCTGCGATACAAAATAGAGAAAATG GTGGCAGTAAAATGCATGGATCCTGCAGAGTTGTCACATTTTGTCTTCTGACTACAGTTTTGCCTACAATCCTTATAATCATACCACTTTATTTAAGAAATATGAGATATGCTGATGTTATGTATAAGATATCAGATTCAGATGTCATCCAGATTCACAAAGGACAATCATCAGTGTTTTGTAAAACACATTCCTTAAAAATGAACACCACATTTAATGCATTCCAAATGACTGGCAAACCTGCCCTGTCCTTAGAAAATAAGAAACACATAAGACTTAAGAAATCATTGACTCTTCCCGATGATACTCTGGAGTACTGGGGGTTTTACCTCTTCAAAGGAGCTTCCGTTGAACTTGAAGCATGTTCCAGGTATGAGGGATCTAAAATATTAGTTGTGAAAGGTGATAATATACTAAATACATGTGGTATTCTAGAAGGGAATAAATACAAGAAAGATGCTCCTCACATTGACAATCAGGAGCATGTGATAGTCACCTTAGCAAATCCTGGTGAAAAAAAGGATCACCCAAAAGATCCTGtgccaataaaaaataacagcaACCAGGGGAAAGAAAACaaagcaataaaaaatataaataagacTGATAGTGTTCAAGGTAATCTAGAACATGATAACATGACAATGTTAAATAGTTTACGATTTAAAAGGAATACAAAGCCAGTTCATCAGCCGAAAACTGTCCTTGATGCTGGGATTCATCACGGTGGAAATGCATTCAACAGCACTGATGGGCAGCAAGATAAGTCTGTTTCTAGCTTTGAAATAAGTCTACATGAGTGTTATGATAATAACATTATTATCAACCGTGAACTGCCATACCAAGCTGTTTGTAACAGTACAAAGTACTTTGGGAAAGCTACTACTTTAAAAGTTACCCATGATATACTATTAGATGGATATTACTATTATATATTCTATAGTGACAATGactttgttaaaaataatattcatgTGATTTTTGATATCtacaaacccacttttctgtatACTAATATGTCAGAATCAAAGGTATGTATTAATAAAACTGAGTGTATATTTGACATAGGATTTTTTAGTGATGAACTAGTAATTGTAGAAGTACCTACAAAGGATGGATTATCTTATGCTGATGATTCATCTATTTTGACTTCAGTTTGTCACCCAAGAATgtctgtatatatttttttcccaGTGACTGTCCTTatgttgataattttatttgcatttttaTGA
- the LOC134663817 gene encoding uncharacterized protein LOC134663817 isoform X2 — MHGSCRVVTFCLLTTVLPTILIIIPLYLRNMRYADVMYKISDSDVIQIHKGQSSVFCKTHSLKMNTTFNAFQMTGKPALSLENKKHIRLKKSLTLPDDTLEYWGFYLFKGASVELEACSRYEGSKILVVKGDNILNTCGILEGNKYKKDAPHIDNQEHVIVTLANPGEKKDHPKDPVPIKNNSNQGKENKAIKNINKTDSVQGNLEHDNMTMLNSLRFKRNTKPVHQPKTVLDAGIHHGGNAFNSTDGQQDKSVSSFEISLHECYDNNIIINRELPYQAVCNSTKYFGKATTLKVTHDILLDGYYYYIFYSDNDFVKNNIHVIFDIYKPTFLYTNMSESKVCINKTECIFDIGFFSDELVIVEVPTKDGLSYADDSSILTSVCHPRMSVYIFFPVTVLMLIILFAFL, encoded by the coding sequence ATGCATGGATCCTGCAGAGTTGTCACATTTTGTCTTCTGACTACAGTTTTGCCTACAATCCTTATAATCATACCACTTTATTTAAGAAATATGAGATATGCTGATGTTATGTATAAGATATCAGATTCAGATGTCATCCAGATTCACAAAGGACAATCATCAGTGTTTTGTAAAACACATTCCTTAAAAATGAACACCACATTTAATGCATTCCAAATGACTGGCAAACCTGCCCTGTCCTTAGAAAATAAGAAACACATAAGACTTAAGAAATCATTGACTCTTCCCGATGATACTCTGGAGTACTGGGGGTTTTACCTCTTCAAAGGAGCTTCCGTTGAACTTGAAGCATGTTCCAGGTATGAGGGATCTAAAATATTAGTTGTGAAAGGTGATAATATACTAAATACATGTGGTATTCTAGAAGGGAATAAATACAAGAAAGATGCTCCTCACATTGACAATCAGGAGCATGTGATAGTCACCTTAGCAAATCCTGGTGAAAAAAAGGATCACCCAAAAGATCCTGtgccaataaaaaataacagcaACCAGGGGAAAGAAAACaaagcaataaaaaatataaataagacTGATAGTGTTCAAGGTAATCTAGAACATGATAACATGACAATGTTAAATAGTTTACGATTTAAAAGGAATACAAAGCCAGTTCATCAGCCGAAAACTGTCCTTGATGCTGGGATTCATCACGGTGGAAATGCATTCAACAGCACTGATGGGCAGCAAGATAAGTCTGTTTCTAGCTTTGAAATAAGTCTACATGAGTGTTATGATAATAACATTATTATCAACCGTGAACTGCCATACCAAGCTGTTTGTAACAGTACAAAGTACTTTGGGAAAGCTACTACTTTAAAAGTTACCCATGATATACTATTAGATGGATATTACTATTATATATTCTATAGTGACAATGactttgttaaaaataatattcatgTGATTTTTGATATCtacaaacccacttttctgtatACTAATATGTCAGAATCAAAGGTATGTATTAATAAAACTGAGTGTATATTTGACATAGGATTTTTTAGTGATGAACTAGTAATTGTAGAAGTACCTACAAAGGATGGATTATCTTATGCTGATGATTCATCTATTTTGACTTCAGTTTGTCACCCAAGAATgtctgtatatatttttttcccaGTGACTGTCCTTatgttgataattttatttgcatttttaTGA
- the LOC134663816 gene encoding activating signal cointegrator 1 complex subunit 1-like — MSYNVLKPELVWIDGRCYRNTDTFVDTSTFQEHDLYENDTIYKDSEENDEDDNMEVVELDDSRYSTSFHVSKHYLGSIIGRKGYTKSRIEHETKTEIKIPRQGKDGDITILGPSATSVKTARRRINMIVLSSRMKQKPTHFISIPMNKPDIVNRFIQFKELVLRECPSRGVEESIFIQPNKVHLTMGVMCLMDSEERTFASKLLTDAKEKVIMPLLQGHLPLKIRVKGLSYMNDDPKEINVLYANVEEFESTSGVLQQLANEVVAYFSREGLMKKEDWDPVNVKLHVTLLNSKYRNGSSQDLGSSRKRESFDGSEILRKFGDYEFGVMELSEIHLSQRHALGPDGYYQPTFVISVP, encoded by the exons atgtctTACAATGTTCTAAAACCGGAGCTGGTGTGGATAGACGGAAGGTGTTACAGGAACACTGACACATTTGTTGATACAAGTACTTTTCAAGAACatgatttatatgaaaacg atacTATTTACAAGGACAGTGAGGAGAATGATGAAGATGATAATATGGAAGTAGTGGAGCTGGATGACTCTAGATATAGTACAAGTTTCCATGTTTCTAA ACATTACCTTGGTTCAATAATTGGGAGGAAAGGATATACAAAAAGCAGAATTGAACATGAGACTAAAACAGAAATCAAAATACCAAGGCAAGGCAAAGATGGAGACATCACTATTCTTGGACCTAGTGCTACT AGTGTGAAGACTGCCAGACGGCGAATTAATATGATAGTGTTGTCATCCCGAATGAAACAGAAGCCCACTCATTTCATATCAATACCTATGAATAAGCCGGATATTGTGAATAGATTCATACAATTTAAG GAACTTGTTCTCCGCGAGTGCCCAAGCCGCGGGGTAGAGGAGTCCATCTTTATCCAGCCTAACAAAGTACATTTAACAATGGGAGTTATGTGCTTGATGGATAGTGAGGAGAGGACTTTTGCTTCTAAACTTCTTACAGACGCCAAGGAGAAAGTTATAAT GCCTCTTCTCCAAGGACACTTGCCTTTAAAAATCAGAGTAAAGGGTTTGTCCTATATGAATGATGACCCTAAAGAGATAAATGTTCTCTACGCTAATGTTGAAGAATTCGAGTCTACGTCTGGTGTCCTCCAACAACTAGCTAATGAAGTGGTAGCTTACTTCAGTCGGGAAG GTTTAATGAAGAAAGAAGACTGGGATCCAGTTAATGTAAAACTACACGTAACATTGCTCAATTCGAAGTACAGAAATGGATCCTCTCAAGACCTCGGTTCTTCAAGGAAAAGAGAATCCTTCGATGGGTCGGAGATACTTAGGAAATTCGGTGATTACGAATTTGGTGTAATGGAGTTGAGTGAAATACATTTATCACAACGACATGCTCTCGGACCTGACGGGTATTATCAGCCCACTTTTGTTATATCTGTACcataa